A genomic stretch from Arvicanthis niloticus isolate mArvNil1 chromosome 12, mArvNil1.pat.X, whole genome shotgun sequence includes:
- the Stx19 gene encoding syntaxin-19, with protein sequence MKDRLQELKQKTKETELSRDSQVFVEEEQGVLVQQAVIYEREPVAERHLHEIQKLQENINSFVDDVQRFGQQQKSLVASMRRFSLLKRDSTIAREIKIQAEHINRALGDVAKEVKKSETENGPSSVITRILKSQYAAMFRRFQQTMFLYNDTIALKQERCKTFIVRQLEVAGKEVSEEVVNDMLHHGKWEVFNESLLIETSITKAQLSEIEQRHKELVNLENQVKDLRDLFLHISLLVEEQGESINNIEAMVNSTKDYVNNTKEKFGLAVKYKRRNPCRALCCCCCPCCGSK encoded by the coding sequence atgaaagacCGACTTCAAGAgttaaaacagaaaaccaaggaAACAGAACTCTCTCGAGACAGTCAGGTGTTTGTGGAAGAGGAACAAGGGGTGCTTGTGCAGCAAGCTGTCATATATGAGAGGGAGCCTGTAGCTGAGAGGCACCTACATGAGATCCAAAAACTACAGGAGAATATTAACAGCTTCGTGGATGATGTTCAACGATTtggacagcaacagaaaagtctAGTGGCTTCCATGAGAAGGTTTAGTCTACTTAAAAGAGACTCTACCATTGCAAGGGAGATAAAAATCCAAGCAGAACACATAAACAGAGCATTGGGTGACGTAGCCAAAGAAGTGAAAAAGTCAGAGACTGAAAATGGTCCATCATCAGTGATCACAAGGATACTGAAGTCTCAGTATGCTGCAATGTTCCGCCGCTTCCAGCAAACCATGTTTCTATACAATGACACAATAGCTTTAAAGCAAGAAAGGTGCAAAACATTTATTGTCCGTCAGCTTGAAGTGGCCGGAAAAGAAGTTTCTGAAGAGGTGGTGAATGACATGCTTCACCATGGAAAATGGGAAGTTTTCAATGAGAGCTTACTTatagagaccagcatcactaaaGCACAGCTCTCGGAGATTGAACAGAGACACAAGGAACTGGTGAATTTGGAGAACCAAGTGAAGGACCTCCGTGACCTTTTCCTTCACATCTCTCTTCTGGTAGAGGAACAAGGAGAGAGCATCAACAACATTGAGGCTATGGTGAATAGCACAAAAGATTATGTTAACAACACCAAAGAGAAATTTGGACTTGCTGTAAAATACAAACGAAGAAACCCCTGCCGGGCCCTGTGCTGTTGCTGCTGCCCATGCTGTGGCTCCAAATGA